One Rhinolophus ferrumequinum isolate MPI-CBG mRhiFer1 chromosome 10, mRhiFer1_v1.p, whole genome shotgun sequence genomic window, ttttacacCTATATTACTGAAATTCTACACATTACACTTTTGAAACAATGCACCAAAAGGTGGAGAAGGAAGTGATATTAATGACAGAATTTCATTTGTATAGcccttgaaaaataaattatcagaTATTTTCATCTTGTCTCACATGTACTTTGTGATTTGCATGGACTATCATTATCAGTCTCacagttaaaaagaagaaattgagcTTCACGATTTAGGTTTTATGCCTAGAGTTGTATTTAATACACGGTGAAGCCAAGATATGTCCTATAACTTAATGTTCACTTTATTACATTACTATAGAACTTACAGAATGGGAATAATTGgaacattataaatatatgtcattccatgattccatttattcAATAGAAGTGGGTAtgataatgaaagagaaaaaaaatgtgtgttaaaaaattatttgattaaactCTAGGACTCACTCAGTTGAGGTCCCTTGTCAGTAAAATGATTTCTTATCTCctggttgttttttaattgattacAAACTATCTGTATTGAATGGAAAGATGGGAATTATGACAGTGGAGATTAACATAAGACTGAAATCCTCAGTTGTTTAATACAAGTTCATTATATGAGGATACAAGATGAGTTGCAAGGATATTTCAAATGAAAGGTAGGTAAAGATTAAGAGTCAAGAATTTTGCTCTCTGTTTTTcagtatcatttcatttatttgcacaccataattttttattagtttcaggtgcacaaacaATGTAAgagttagacatttgtcatttatatccctcacactatgtcaacccccctccccccatccactacccctctgacatcgcacagagccattacatttctactgtctctattcctaatgctgtgctccacttctagtaaatatacacatatatgtatatgtctttgtcttttaaactCATCAAAGTATTGCTGCCCTCCCTGCAGGTATGCAACTCTGCGCCCACCTAGGTGAAACTTCAGAGACTGGACTGTTTTTCCTGGggcccttctccctttccctgctgttcttttctttcatgttttacagaggaggaagttCTTATTAAAGTACTTGTTTTTTCCAAATCTTGTAATAAACCTTATGCTTCAGAAAGATGTATCTGATACTGTTTTGCATCATTCCTGCACAGAATTGGGGCTGTACAGCCTCCAGCTTGAGAAGTGTATGGTGATGTAGTATTTGGACTTAATCAgaacaattaaattttaaaaagagaattatcaTGGTAACTCCCAACAGCAACAAATGTGGTTCCAAAGGAAAAAGGCTGAGCCATACTGCAgggtggaaatgcaaaattgtGTTAAAACTTCCTACACTTGTATTACCTAAAATTTGCAGGACAGGGGAAGGGGTCCTGTTGTTTGTGTTAATTATGACCAAGAGGTTcacaataggaaaacaaaaacccatgaCCCAGCCTGTGTGGGGAGTCAGAGAGGTGATGTGGGTGTGGGCCCCCAAGAGGCGTAGGGACCACTTACTTGTGCAGTTGAGTTTCCTGACTATAATGCAAGAGTCCggcctttcccttttccccatcaGGAAGTGGCTCTGATGCGGCCATTTTAccacaggaaataaaaagaggTATGGGAGGCAAAAGGAAGCTGGAATGTTAGGCACATACGAGACAGGTGGGAAGCgaggctggggagtgggggttggACCAGCACTCCTTGTTTCTAGGACCACCCCTGCTGTGCAATTTGCTCTGTATCTCCAAACTTAAACAGCCTCCAGGTCAGGGCCTGGAAAGCAGTCAGCTCTGATGATAGAACACTCTGCTAAGGAGACTTTCTCCTCCTGTGAACTCTGACCTTGTCTGTCTGGGCTAGTGGCTGCCTCTGACCTCCCTTGTTAGTCCAAGTTCAGTTCTACAGGAAGAACTTTAGGTTTGTTCCAAAGAGCAGAGGATCTGTGAACAGGGAATGACATGATCAGCTTCCACTAGACAAGATGTCATAAGCACAGTGGACTCTGGGTGGGAGAGACCTTCATTCAGTCAGACCCCCAGCGTTTGCCAGCAAATCTAATGACAAATACGCACAAGCCCATGATTTTCAGCTGTTTCTGGAAATATGAATGACTTAGTATAATTTGTCTGATGTACAATCTTTCATataacatgaaagaaaacaatgtagGGAGTGGTCAAGTGGTAGAATAGAACATTAAAAGGGATATGGCCAAGACGTCCAGTTGTCTCCCAATAAATAGCCCGGTCTACTTCGTTCTCAGAGCAACGAAACACCTGACTTACAGCTGGGCACATACCCACCCAAGACGACAGAGTTCCCAGCATCCTCTGCAGCTAGGCTGAGAGTGTGACCAAGCTCTCCCTCCAGGATCGGAAGGGAAACAACTTGGGCTACATCTAGGATATTTCTGAGGAGGGAGAAGTAggcccttcttccttcttttccctccatCCTGCTGCCAGAAGGGTGAGCTTAGAGGCAGGACTCCAACCTGGCCCCTGTAGATGAAGGCAGCTTCTCTGGGATGACAGGGAATTGAAGGAGAGGAGCTTCCGGGAGCAGCACAGCCAAATTAAGTAGCACCGAGATGCAAAACTCTATTTGCCACTCTCATGTGGGGCTGTTTGTTACAGCAAATGAACTGTATCTTAACCAGGACAGTAGTTTTATAGGGGACTTTTCTGCATGAGTCAAGTTGCTCCAAGAACCATAGCTGCCTGAGATTTTTAGCCCTGCCTTCCGTGGGGTGACAGACAGCCAAGCTCAGCTCCAGCCAGCCCACTCTCCTCTCCTGGAGCTTTTCTGGAAACCTAACATGTATGATCCAGTCTGGAGCAAATACCTTCCAGGGGTATCATCTTGTTTTTTCCTCCCACACTAGTATACCGCCTCCTCTCCAAAACAAGCAGCTTGTTTTGAAATATGTTGTGCTCTTTCCCTGCTAATATCTCCAGATTCTAATGATATAATTCATGGAACAGGCTGTCTCACACCCGGGGTAACTTGATTATTGCTAGAAAGATGAGTTCAGAACTGACAAGTTCCCTGCTAAGCTGACAAGTTTAAAAGCTTAGTTTGAAAAACCAACCAAATTCCACTCACAGTgtgaaggcagagactggggtTTGGTTAAGCCTTGGCTGGAGCGCTCAGTTTGGAGAGACGGATATTTAGGATATCCCAGGAATCGCATCTTGTCTATGTAATTTCCTATATGACCTCTATTTTTATGGAGGCTGTGattttatggagaaaaggaattttaatatatactaaatgagaattttataaaaggatatatacatatgtagtaTATAGTACATTTGTTCTTCATTTGATTACTAAGTGTCTCCAAAATGTCTTGTGTGATTTAAAATAGCATATGTGAGATTCAGTAAGGCCAACAAATCAGGAGATGactgccattgaaaagatagtttgcTACTCACAGTTCCCAGAGGAGGGGGCAAGCCACTCCAAGCAGAGCCACACAGGGAAGAACCCAGGGTAAGTCAAGGGGCAGAAGGAGTGGAGGTATTGTCATTTCTGCAGGAAGGAATAGGCGAGGTAGGATAAACAGGCTTAAGATGCTCTGGTTTGAGTAATTTTATGAGCTCTGTGGCATAAGGGTTATCCCAAGTTGCCTGGTACCTGTTCCTGGGTGATTAGGGCGGGGGGATAGTGGCCTGGAGTCCAAAGAGGAGGTAGTTGGGGTGTGAACAGTGGATTGGTTAGCTTGTATTTGAAAAGTGAGCCCCAAGGATGAGAATTCgtcctgggggtggtggggaggtggCTGACAAGGAAGGCAGGGGACAAGTAGAAGTGACTTAGAATAATGTATGTCTAGGATATGCATGCAGGGCAGCTAGGGGGCTGTGGTAGGGCCGGTGAAGGAAGGTCCCCTTCCTCCCTTAAGTGCAAATTGCTTTTGTGAGTCTCCTAATGCCTACATGGCAATTACCAAGCCTTGACGACCCCAGTTAATGAACATCTAGATATACTCAAGCCTTTTCCACTGCACCCTGCTCCATCTCATCTGAGTCTTGAGATCAGAACCTGGCTCTGTCATACCTTTGTCCCTTATATCCAGCTCCTCTTTCTGGGGCATTTGTTCCAGACCATCCTGTCCAGTACCTCTGCCCCACTGTGACACACTCACCCTTCTCTATAATTGCTGAGGGCAGCCTCTCTTCTGGGGAGATGGGCTACTGAAAACTGTTTCCCCAGGAGACTTGGGTCTCTGACTCCTATCCTCAGCCCAAGACCCATGAAAGCAGCTCATGAGCTATGCGGTTCTGTCTGTCTGGCTGTCTCATCCATATTTGGTCTGTGAACACATCTGGGGTAGGactctgccttttcttctctgtacACTCTGAGCCTGCACAGAGTGGCCTTTAGGACACCTCAAAGACCTCACCACCTGTCCCGCCTTCCCATAGCCAAAAGCCTCCAGGCATCAAAAAGACTACAGATTCACTTGGGCCCAAGCACCGCTTCCAGACCCTGCAGGCATCTATAGGCTCTTCAGCATGAAGTATGAGGTCTCAGTTGTCATATCTAGCCTCAAGCATGGCTTCAAGTGCTGAGCTGTTGATTTTTTGTCAGTTCCATCTCTTGGGGCatccaaggaaggaaagaagtacaTCAAGAGAGATGTGGAAAGGGCAGTGATGGACACATCCCATTCCAAACTGAGTGTAGTTCTCTGCATATTCTGGAGAAGACCTCTGGTGAGCAAGTGGAAAGTAGGCTCCCCCAAGgtccaaaggcaggaaacaaTCCCAGgtatggtggtgatggtggtggtgatgttgAAGGCTCTTGGCCTTCCCTGTAGCAGCTCCAGATGCCAGCCTATGAATCTGGGACTGCCCATGTGGTCACATGAGTATGACTCTGTAATTgccaagcaaaacaaaatgaatagatGCTGGGTATCAGGTAGCCAGGAGGGTATGGTGGTGCAGGTAAAGGAAGGTCCCCTTCCTCCCTTAAGTGCGAATTGCTTTTGTGAGTCTCCTAATGGCTACATGGCAATTACCAAGTCTCAGGAACCCACAGAACATTGGGCATGGGGCTAGGTGCCTTAGGTCTCATCACGTGGACAAGCCACATTATGTGGCTTCCCAGAGTGCAAGCAGCAGAATCTAGGTTTGCAATCTGGCTCCAGTTGGATCTCCAGATTGGACTAGAATCTTAGTGTTCTCTGGAAGCTCTTCATTGAAGGGAATCTAAATCCATACTGTTGTAGTTCAAAAGTGTTCCATTTAGCAAGCTGGAAGGGCCAGAATTTTTTTGATAGCCAGTGATGGGAAACTCAAAGTGGCTTAAAATAGCAAACAATCAAAGCAGGAGGAAATAGTTTATGTAACTAAGAAGTCTAAAGGCAGATAGCTCCAGGCAAAGCTGTACCTTGATACTTACGACCCTCAGCAGGAAACATCTATCCTGACCTCCTGGCTTTTCTTACTTCCCTCTTAGCTGGTGTCATTCTTCGGTGGGCTTTCGTTTTATGAAAGCAAGATGGCCACCAataactacaggctgatatcacATCCTCTCAGCACTCCAACAGAAATAGAGCTTCTCTTTCCCCATGATTCCAACACTAGGGGCTGACCCATAGGACCTGCTTGGATGTGAGCAGCCACGAGAACCCCTACCCCGGGATCCCCCAAACCTCTGCATGATCCAGCAGTAGGGCTCTAGAACAGCTGTTCCCCCAGGGCCTCAGCATAAACAGGAACATCCGATCAGAAGGCATCAGACGAGGTGGAGAATGTTCTGTGAAGCAAGTTTATTTGCCTGATAGTTTAAATACACAGTaactttttaatctgttttttgaCTCTGGTAGGGTAGCTTTCTCCTTTCTCACATGAACTTAACCACAAGTCTTACTTTTTGGTGAATATGGAAGAAGCCTGTTAATCCAAATCGTCAATCTTCACTAACGCAGCTGTCTTCTCACAAATCCAAGAAATTTCAGCACTGCAGcgggaaatataaatatttcctttttgaaaataggCACATCTTTTGGATCCATTGGTCTGGGCATATTCTTTGGtattaaatctgaaaattaatccgtttaaaattaataataaatttctaaaaattaatttgtacatcaaatatttgaaatttgatcACAGTTCATTGTTCTCAGCTACCAAATATCAGATATCTGAACACTGAGAAACTTCCACTTCCATAACACATCAAAAATCCCTAAAACTGACATAtctgagttctttatttcaagtTACTCATATTCCCAGGTAGAATTATATAACAAGGATGCTTAACTTCTGGattgcaaattttatttcatccattAACATGGCAGAAACTACCCAATGCAGATTATAATAGATGTACTAGAATTTCTTTATGTTggaaatttatgaagaaaaacagaaaaatgaaatcacattctGTGTAAAAAGTTGTTACATTTTGCtatatacaattataattttgtatatatttatgtatacagaGCAGTTGAGGACAGAACGAGACAGAGGTTGAGAGAGAAGGTAAGTGACTACATAGATGCGGTTCTGATATCAGTCCTTAGGTTTTCTGCTAAGAAGTTGGTGATTAACTTGTAAATAATGTCATTAGAAAATAATGCTTGCCAGGTCTAAATCTTCTGTGTGCCCCAAATCGTCTTTTCCCAAATGATCTGCATTACACTGCAATATTCTTTTCCTGCTTCAGGGCTGGGTTTACTAAGCCTTACTCTGAGTGTATACACTTGCTCAGCCTTTACTCAGTAGGAATGGCTGTGTGATCCTGCAGTTCAATCTTGCTACCCTCAGTATGATGCTTTGGTTTATCTGACTGCTGCAGTCTCAGGGAATAGTGTTTTTAGGCCTGAACTTGGCGTTGGGGAGCCACCTCCTCCATACTTTAATTAggagtgagtatgtgtgtgtgtgtgtgggggggtggtgtgGGCAGGGATGATTAAAACTCTCTGGGAGGAGGAACACATCTTAAattccaaaatggaaacaactgcaCTTACATGGTGTCATGGTTACTACTCCAGTAAACCTCAGTCTGGCAGCAGTACATCAGATTAATTTGTAATCAATTCATGCCCAATATTGCTCCATTTACAAAGAGTAActgtcatttttgtttgtgtgtttattgctTTGCATGTGCTTTTTGCAAACCAGATGAGTCGTTTTAATATGATGAGTAGTGATTAAGAGAGTGGGAGACTGGTATTGAGGAAAAAGGCCAGGACAAATCTTTGGGAAATGGATGAAGATGAAGCGTATGTAGGGAGAACAGTATAGACATATCATTGTTATTAACAGAATTTGGTGAGTTACAACTGAAGCATGGTATCTTTAACAGAAAATGAGTGATTATAATTCAGTTTAAGGAAACTTTGACAGCATGCTTTGAAGAGTAAAACAGGAGTGAGTTGAATAGATTGATAACTTGAAGGACGTAGGGAGGTGGAAAAACCTACTAAACCCAGAAAGAAGccaaagcttttaaatttcatctaatatacaaatataatactatatattatattaaaagacaaatataattatatcattttaatgtaGTTGTGATGAAGggtatttctcaaaatatttgtttttttaaccagttGACTAAAGAATTTTGCAAAACTATGTGCccctttacatatttttaagttgacTTCTTCTGTTTTTTCATAACTTTAAATAACTGCAAAAATGCAATTTTCAAAGTATTATATATTCCAtgagtactttaaatattttcatcaaaaccTTGAAGCAGAAGATTTAGCTCATTTTAAGtcatgaaaaatatttgccatatAATTTAATGGGCAAGTTCCCATCATAAAACTATGTGTTAAACTAATCAACCAATTCAGActtactttttgttaaaaaatagcTGACAATTgttcaatgtaaataaatatgttaatgtaTGTTCTTATAAAAAATACCACCCTTCTGAATTGTCAGTCCTGGAGAGCCTGGGTAGCTGAGAAGCTGAGCTCATAATCACAAAATTACTCAGTCCTGATTTTACCATTTATGAACTAAATGACGACGGGCAAGTTGTTTAATCTCTCTAtgacaattatttcatttataaaatgggactaTAGCAGTGCTTTTACCATAAggctaatatttataaagtactttgaaCATAGTAAGTATTATTTGTGtttgttaaagaaatttaaaCTAATAGATGAGGTTGTGTCTTGCTATGAGTTTGTCACACACATGAAAGTAGGTactcctcctttcaatatttgttaCTGAAGctctcttttctttgtaggttgaattcttttttttgtatctagACTTATAATTCTTATAATGAACCTTTTTATTGAGgtaatattaattaataacattatataagtttcagatgtacagcattataatttgatatctatATAAGCTATAGCATGCTCagcaccaaaattaaaaaatgggcagaggatctgaatagacatttttccaaaggaagACAGGctaatgaaaagatgctcaacatcactaactattagggaaatgcaaataagaacatttattttctcaatattcCATTTCTTAGTGTTGTTGGCGTGGTTTCCCCGCAATAGTTAGAGACTTACAAGGATGGAGAGGGAATGGAGCCATCCTCCCATAGCCAATTTCTGCCAGATGGGTCCCATGATAATCCCaaccagaagaaagaaaacttgggTAATGGCTGTGATTTCAGAAAATCCTgagagaaaaatacaagaaaagggTTACGTCATAGACACATTCTATTGTGCAGCAGTAAGATAATGGAAAcattcattaatttcatttatcAACTCTCATTCAAAATGCACTGAATTCCTACTATGTGGatcagaaattctatttatttattttccattatgtgCATAATTTCTATGACCAGAGAAGGAGATTCAGCCAGACCTTTTCTTCCAAGCTATCTATCTTCACCAAGGTGGAGTTCTTGTCCGTGCagttttttctacttttagtCCAGGTTTTCTCCTCATTTGTGGCAAAATAATAGCAGCTCGTTTGGTACCATTGCCATGTCTTAGGACAAGGATTACATTTGTGgtctgaaaaagaaattgaacCCAATAGTACAAACTAAACAACTTTGGAGTGACTGGGGAAGGTTTtggaaatgaaatcatttcatTTGATGATAGGATCAGAGACCCAGCACCCTGAAAACATACTGCTTAAGAAGCCTCTAAAATGAAGTCACTCCAGTTATGAGTTGGGACAATTCTCTTTTCAAGGCCCAGTCTTCTGTCCTCAAAATTACCGGCTATACTTTTAACTTCTTGTAACATGATCCCCTAAAAATACATCATAAAGTGAGGGACTGAAGTATCCAGATTGATATCATTCCATGATGTTCCCCAAATTTTATCtctgtgttttcaaaaatattaaatgaatttatctctttccttgtcttCCATAAAATTAGTGTGACATCATTAGGGGTCACTGGACAGCACAACTCTCTGATACTGCCAGGTGGTGCACATAAATAAACTAAATCCGGGCAACAGATTTGATCTGACTGGTCAGCAGGTCCTGATTACCTGAAATGTGGATGACTAGCTCCTGGCAGAGTTTGACGGCCATTTGTCCCTGCCTCACCAATAAATTAGAGATCTGGGATTTGAGAAATTCCTTCTCCATGGGAAAGTTCCTGTAGTTGCTCAGCTGCTGGGAAAAGTTATCCTGCTGTTGATGGATGATTTTCTGAAGTTGGCTCAATTTCTCTGAATCTGAATTAATTTCATTAGATGTCTGCAAAACTCCAAGACATAACAGGAGACAAGTTTATACATCCTTCCATTCCCATGATAGCCATAGGTAATTCTCTtaacaaagaattatttcttaCATTGTTTAAGATTTATTAGTAACTCCTAATAATGGAGGTTTCACAGAAGAAACACACCAGATGCTTTTCTATTCCAATTTATTTAGAGCTcatctttatgattttatttatattttaattatgattgtacttgtattaaaataatgaattagttATATATCTCTGTAGTT contains:
- the CLEC12B gene encoding C-type lectin domain family 12 member B produces the protein MSEEVTYATLTFQDSVGAGNNQDRNNLRKRGSLAPSPIWRWAALSLLTLCLLLLIGLVTLGIMFLQTSNEINSDSEKLSQLQKIIHQQQDNFSQQLSNYRNFPMEKEFLKSQISNLLVRQGQMAVKLCQELVIHISDHKCNPCPKTWQWYQTSCYYFATNEEKTWTKSRKNCTDKNSTLVKIDSLEEKDFLKSQPLPKFSFFWLGLSWDPSGRNWLWEDGSIPSPSLFNTKEYAQTNGSKRCAYFQKGNIYISRCSAEISWICEKTAALVKIDDLD